In Centroberyx gerrardi isolate f3 chromosome 11, fCenGer3.hap1.cur.20231027, whole genome shotgun sequence, the following are encoded in one genomic region:
- the cnot8 gene encoding CCR4-NOT transcription complex subunit 8, producing the protein MPAALADSSQIICEVWASNVEEEMRKIRQIIQSYNYIAMDTEFPGVVVRPIGEFRSTVDYQYQLLRCNVDLLKIIQLGLTFMNEDGDYPPGTTTWQFNFKFNLTEDMYSQDSIDLLQNSGLQFKKHEEEGIDTLYFAELLMTSGLVLCENVKWLSFHSGYDFGYLVKLLTDARLPEEEHDFFQILNLFFPAIYDVKYLMKSCKNLKGGLQEVADQLELKRIGRQHQAGSDSLLTGMAFFRMKELFFEDNIDDAKYCGRLYGLGSGSTQPQNGISSSGQEETNNKH; encoded by the exons ATGCCAGCCGCACTTGCAGATTCCAGTCAGATAATCTGTGAAGTATGGGCGAGCAACGtagaggaggaaatgaggaagATCCGGCAGATTATTCAAAGCTACAATTACATCGCCATG GACACAGAGTTCCCCGGAGTGGTGGTCCGACCAATAGGCGAGTTTCGCAGCACAGTAGACTACCAGTACCAGCTGCTGAGGTGTAACGTCGACCTCCTGAAGATCATCCAGCTGGGGCTAACGTTCATGAACGAGGACGGAGACTATCCGCCCGGCACGACGACGTGGCAGTTCAACTTCAAGTTCAACCTCAC AGAGGACATGTACTCGCAGGACTCCATCGACCTGCTGCAGAACTCCGGCCTCCAGTTCAAAAAGCACGAAGAAGAGGGAATCGACACGCTCTACTTCGCTGAGCTGCTCATGACCTCCGGCCTGGTGCTGTGCGAAAACGTCAAGTGGCTCTCCTTCCACAG CGGCTACGACTTCGGCTACCTGGTGAAGCTCCTAACGGACGCACGGCTCCCGGAGGAGGAGCACGACTTCTTCCAGATCCTCAACCTGTTCTTCCCCGCAATCTACGATGTCAAATACTTAATGAAGAGCTGCAAGAACCTAAAG ggAGGACTACAGGAAGTGGCAGACCAGTTGGAGCTGAAGAGGATTGGGAGGCAGCATCAGGCCGGATCGGACTCACTGCTCACCGGCATGGCTTTCTTCAGGATGAAAGAG CTGTTTTTTGAAGACAACATCGACGACGCAAAGTATTGTGGGAGGTTGTACGGCCTGGGCTCCGGCTCCACCCAACCGCAGAACGGCATCTCCAGCTCCGGCCAGGAGGAGACCAACAACAAGCACTGA